In Leptolyngbya sp. NIES-2104, the genomic window GGTGAGGGAGCGGATGGCTCCGTGTTCTTTGAGGAAGGCATCGGTGGCGAGATGGGAGGGGAGATTGAGGAGGTGTTGGACTTCGGCGGCGGTGATGAGGTGATTGGTGTATGCCTCCAAGGCGATCGCTTCGAGGGCGCGTTGGGAGAGGCGGGGGAGATGGGGTTGAAGACGATGTTCGAGGTCGGCGGGGATGGGGATGTTCATTGGGGTTCCTCTGGTTGGGTGATTTGATTGCCTTGGACTTCGTGGGCGAGATTGCCGATCGTGGCTCCTCTTAGATCGTAGGTGATATTTGAGCGATCGCTGTTTTGTGGGGTTTGTCGATCGTGCTTCTGCTGTGTTGTCTTTTTCCAAATTTCTGCTGTGGTTTTGCGAATGGTTTCGATCGTAATTGTTTTAATCTTTGCTATTCTTCGCCTGCCATTTGTAGCACTTGTTGATAAAATGCAGGACTTATCCAGGTTCCCTGGTCGATTAATC contains:
- a CDS encoding UPF0175 family protein, translated to MNIPIPADLEHRLQPHLPRLSQRALEAIALEAYTNHLITAAEVQHLLNLPSHLATDAFLKEHGAIRSLTLEDVQQDIQALDRILHDHHQ